The following DNA comes from Flexistipes sp..
TCAATATCTTCCACGGATGAAGTTTTTACGAGAAGGTGAAAATGGTTGTCCATTATACAATAACCGATAATGTTTACAAAATACAATGAGTTGAACTGCTTTATAACAGAAAGAAGCTTTTTTTTTTCAACATCACGCAATAAAAACTCTCCGCCAACTGTCCGGGAAGTATTATTTATCTGTCCCTATTTTTCACCAACCTGTTAGGTTGGTGCTACAGGGCATTATACCCCATTAATAATACAAGATGCTGAAATAGACTGGTATCACCATTTTTTTTACATCACAAATATTTTACCATTCGAAATATTTTTGATGTAAAAAACTTGACAAGCGATAAACACTAAATTAAAATTATAATAATTTAGGTTACCGATTTTTTTAGGTAACCTCAAAAATTTTAAGGAGGTCAAGATGAAGAAACACAGTATTTTTATTATGCTTGCTTGTGTCCTTACTGCAAGCATAGGGTTTGCTCAAAGTTCTCTTATGGAGCAGGCAAGAGAATATTTTGAGCCGGTTCCAATGGGTGCACCAGAATTAAAAGATAACCCTCTAACTTATGAAAAGATTGAGCTTGGGAAATTATTATATTTTGACCCAAGGCTCTCCAAAAGTGGATTGATAAGCTGCAATACCTGCCACAATATTGGTCTTGGTGGCGATGATGATCAGGAAGTTTCAACGGGACACGGATGGCAAAAAGGTCCGAGAAATGCACCAACGGTCTTTAACTCTGTTTTTAATGTAGCGCAGTTCTGGGACGGAAGAGCTGAGGATCTAGCCGAGCAAGCCAAAGGCCCTGTACAGGCAAGTGTTGAAATGAACAATACTCCAGAAAGAGTTGTTAAAACACTAAAAAGCATTCCTGAATACGTTGAATATTTCAAAAAAGCGTTCCCGGAGGATTCTGATCCTGTAACATTTGATAATATGGCTGATGCCATTGAAGCATTTGAAGCAACACTCTTAACACCTGGTTCACGTTTTGATAAATATCTCAAAGGTCAGGAAAACGCATTAAATAAGAAAGAAAAAGAAGGCTTACAGGCCTTTATGAATAATGGCTGCGCAGAATGCCATAAAGGTGTCAATATGGGAGGACATGATTACTATCCTTTTGGCGTGGTTGAGATGCCTGATGAGGAAATTATACAGAATGATGTGGGCAGGTTTGCGGTCACAGACACCTCCGAAGATAAGTATGTATTCAAATCTCCTTCACTCAGAAATATTGCAATTACTGAGCCTTATTTCCACTCAGGCAAGGTATGGAGTTTAAAAGAAGCTGTAAAAATAATGGGTTCAGCCCAGTTAGGTATAGAGCTTTCCGAAAATGACGTGGAAGCTATTTTAGCCTTTTTAAAAACAACAACGGGTGTGCAACCTAAGATTGAATATCCTATTATGCCACCTTCAACCGAAGATACCCCAAAGCCTGCCTTGGATTAAAAAAAGCCCCCTTATCACGGGGGCTTTTTTATATCAAATATAACTTTATCTCCACAAACTGGCGTCACCCCCATTTTATTGCAAAAGATATTGTATGACATGCATTTAGAGTTGAGAAGTCCTCCAGGATCGTGTATAGTTATTTTCGAGAAAAAAGCAACAAATACAACGACCTGGAGGAATTTTATGATAAGTGAAACCGTGGAAAATGTGAAGGGAAAAATTAGAAAAATTGTGCACGATCTCAATGAACATATTTCAAAGCCTCAGCAAAAAAAGTATTATTTACCTGATAATCATTAACAAGTTGAGATTAAGTAGGCACCTCCTTCACTTATGCACATAAAGTGCTATGCTACTGGTAAGGAACCAAACATAAAAGTTAAAGGAGGTACCCTATGGCACTATACGGAGGTTTTGACTTGCATTCAAGCAATAATTATTTAGCAATTATTGATGTGTTCCACATATTTACCAGCCTCCGGCTGGTGCTAGATGAAAATGACAAACGTATTCTCAAAAAGAAGCTGGACAACGATCCTGATTTAATTATTTCAACATTAAAGCCGTACCAAAATGAGCTTAAAGGTGTCGTTGTTGAATCTACTTTCAATTGGTAATGGCTTATAGATCTCTTGATGGACAATGATTTCAAAACACATCTGGCAAACCCTTCCGCTGTTAAAAGATAAACGTTGAACCTTGAACCATGAACGTTAAACTAACCCTTCACGATTTTATGAAATCGACATATTAACATAGTGGGCTATCATTCCCAATGTTGTAAACCTTATTACTCTTGGAACAAGACCAAACAGGATAAATTTATATATTTTCACATTAAACAAACCGGCAATCCAACACATGGGCACATATGGTACCGGAGTAAGCGCTCCTATACTCAGACTTATAAGCCCGTATCTGGCATAAATCCTTCTCCATTTATGATATTTTGCAGAAGAATTCAGTTTATGCATTCCGTATGATCTGAACATTCGCCCAAAAAAATAACTTAAGAAACTTGCTAAAACACTCCCCAATGAGGCAAAGAATACGGAATAAAGAAATTCCTTATAAATCAGGACACCGCCGATTACTGCCACATCAGGCCCTATAGGCTGAAAAAGAACATCAGTAAAAAAACTTATCAGAAATATGGCAAACAACCCGTAATCTTTTACAAAATCAAGGAGCTCGTGCTCAATTTTGTAGTAATTAAGAAATACTAAAACTGTTAAAAGAAGCATAAACGAAATTATAAGAGCAAGAAAAACTTTACTGAAGGGTTTTAATACAGGTTTTCTCACAGTATCGCCTGTGCAAGAAAAATTGTAATTATGAGAGCAAAGGGATAAACCGCAGCATAAGCAACGGAAGGTCTGCCCGAATCACATACTTCGGTGGCCATGGAAAGTGCTGGCGTTGAAGTCATACTGCCGGAAAAGACGCCAAGGATATCCAGTACATTGTATTTTAACATTTTAAACATGACAAAAGTAAAAGCACTATACGTAATCAATAATATTCCCAATGCAATATAAATTGATGTAAAGCCCAGCGTATTAATCGATTGCAGAAGATAAGCACCGGCATTTGTACCTATAGTAGCCATAAAAATCAGCTGTCCCAATGTTTTCATCAGACTTGTAGAATGAGGTGAAAGCTGCCAGACAAGTTTTCCTGTACGCCCTATTCTGCCCAGAACCAAAGCCGTAAGCAAAATACCTCCGACAAAACTTAACTTAAAATATCCGAATCCCGGAATATTCAACGGAATAAAACCGATACTCATACCAATTAAAATCCCCATGGAAATAGGCAGAAAATCACCTGCCGGAAAATTAAGAAGGTTATTGCCGATAAAATTTGTTACCCTTTTCTCAAACTTTTCAGGAACAGTAATGTACAACTTATCTCCCAACATAAGCGTGAGATTAGGTGTCGGGTTAATGTCAATACCGGCTCTCCTTACCTTTGAGATGCTTGCTCCTACAGCAGTGAGCTCTTTAAGTTCGGATATTTTTTTGCCGACAACTTTTTTTGTTGTAACAAGCAGTCTAAGAACCTTAAGGTTGTCATGAAACGTGACGCTGTCACTCACTTCTTCTCCGAGAATTACTTTAACCTTGTCCATTTGGTCTTTTGTACCGGTAACCCTCACAATATCTCCGAAATGCATTGTGTGATCCATTTCCGTATCTTCAATCGGATATTCTGATTCGATTCTTTCGATAATTGTGTTGGTCATCTCCTGAACTTCGGATTTGGTTATATGCTGGTTTTTGAAATTCTCATTGGTTATTCTGAAGTTTTTTGTCGCAATAGACGGATAACGCTGTCTGACACTTTCTTCATATCTCCTTCTCTCCTCGCTCATGTCCACCTTCAGAAGGCCGGGAATAATCTTAGGATAAAGTATTGTCAGGACAATACAAAAAGGATATACAAGACCGAAAACAACGGATATTGAAGGAGAACTGCTTGCCTCCAGACTGGCAGCAAGTGCCGGAGCATTTGTCATAACCCCGGTAAAAAGGCCGGCCTGAACATCCTTTGTAAACCCCAGCATTTTAGAAACAATCATAATTTCCAGGAAAATTGTTCCGACAAGACATGCAGCTATAATGTTAAGTTTTAATCCCTTGTTTCTAATAGTTTCGAAAAAGCCGGGGCCGGACTGCAAACCGATGGAATAAATAAAAATAGCAAGGCCAAAATATTTAAATTCTTCCGGAAGGCGAACTCCGAAATGGCCTGCAACAAGCGCCACAATAAGTATTGCTGAAATATCAAGAGAAAAACCTTTGATTTTTATGCTGCCAACAATGTAGCCCAGTGTAATAATCAAAAACAGTTGAAATATTATCTCTAAATGCATAAAAATGTTTAATTAAAAGCTTTAAAAAACATTCCGGTCAGCTCATCAACATGGCCCATTAACTCCCAGTGCTGTCCTGAAAACACCCATGTGGAAACTACCTCATCCAATGTTCCGAAATACATCTCCCGGGCAAGATATATATGTAAATCTTTTTTGAACACACCCTTTTCTATTCCGTCGTTAATCACATTTTCAATTACATTAAAATAATTTTTAAGATGTTTTCTGACCTTCATGCGCATATCTTTGCTGGGCTGCCTCAGTTCGATCTGTAAAACGTTGGCAAGATCAGGGTTTTCACTCATTACTTTAAGATGATATCTGATAAGTATACGGAGTTTTTCAACGGTATCGTCAATGCCCTCAATTTCCTGTTGGGCTTTATTGACATAATCTTCCAATTTTATCCTGAAAATTGTAACTAAAATGTCTTCCTTGTTACTGAAATAGTTATAAATAGTCCCATCTGCAACATCAGCTTCATTTGAAATATCCTTGATTTTGGCGTTGTGATATCCCTTCTGCCCTATGACTTTTACGGCGGCCTTTAAAATAACATCAAACTTAGGTGTTTTATCTTCCATTTTTCTTTCCCAGTTCTTTTGACCTAAGGGTGGCATTTTCCACAGCATTGATCAGAGTAGTTCTTAATGCACCCTGCTCAAGGGTATGTATGCCCGCTATTGCAGTTCCGCCTGGAGATGTAACCATATCCTTTAGTCTTCCGGGATGCATTCCCGTCTCTATCTGAAGTTTTGCGGCACCCATTACAGTCTGGGCTGCCAGCTTCATTGAAACATTTCTTGAAAGCCCCATTTTAACACCGGCATCACTGAGAGCCTCTATCATCATAAAAATATAAGCAGGGCCGCTTCCGGACAAACCTGTAACAGCATCCATCTGAGTTTCATCAACAACCACCACTACGCCAACTGCGCTGAATATTTCCCGTGCAAGCTTCAAATCATCTTCTGAAACATTCTCACCGGGGCATATTGCAGTGGCACCTTCCATAATTAAAGCCGGGGTGTTCGGCATTGCTCTGATTATTTTCAGATCATTGCTGGTAAGGCTGTCAATGTACTCTGTTGAAATACCGGCAGCTATTGAGATTACCAGCTTACTTGAGTCAAGTTTCTCATCAATTTCGGATAATATTCTGCTCATTATCTGCGGCTTTACAGCCAGTACAATTATATCGCTATCTTCTACAACTTTTTTGTTATCTTTAAATACCGTATTAATACCGTATTCAGATTTTAAACTTTCAAGCTTCTCTGGATCGATATCACTTGCAAAAACGGACTTTTCCTCCACAAGGCCGGCTTTTAATATACCTTTGATTAAAACCGAAGCCATATTCCCGGAACCTATGAAACCTATTTTTTTACCGCTGAACATTTGACTTCTCCTTTATCCAATTACTGATAGCTTCAAAGACAAATTGCTGCTTTGAGTTTTTATTGAGGGTAAGTACATGCATATCTTCTTTGCCCTCAACCAGAATTTTTTTCTTATCTTTTGCCTTGATTTTTTCAAAATATCTTAAAACGCCTTTGTAGTCAACAACTTCATCTTCTATAGCCTGCACCAGGAGAACGGGCGAGTCATAGTCGTGTAATTTCTTTTTCACATATTTCTGTGTCAAATAAAGCTGATACATGCCTTTTAAAGGCCAGACATCGTAAAAGTAACCTGCATAATTTGCATCAAAATCTGATTTTTTGGAAATACTATTAAATAATTGCATTAAAGGGATAAACTGAAACCTCCAGTCCTTGATTTTAAAAGCAGGATTCAACATTATTATCCCTGAAACTTCGTTATAGTAACCCACAGCAGAAGCCAGAAGACCACCTAGGGACTGCCCCGCCACATAAACCTGATTGCAACTGTTTTTCAATGCGAAATAACCGAATTTCAGAGATTCATACCAGTCTGCATAACTGAATTCGTTAAGATTTTCAGGAGTGGTACCGCTTCCGGGCAGCCGAACAGAATAAGTAGTGTATCCTAAACTGTTCAGATATGCTGAAAGTTCGTGCATTTCATAAGGGGAGCCTGTAAAACCGTGTATCAAAAGGATTCCGACAGAATTATCGGTTCCTTCAGTATAAAGAGGAAGATTCTCATCCAACCTCACACCTTCGGCATAACTTCTTTTAAGATCAAGCTGGTACAATTCCTCGGAACTCACGTTATCCAAAGCAACAAAAGGTTTTAGTTTTTTATCCATATCAGTAACCAAACCAACAGCCAGAAATATTAAAAGTAAACCGATAATCCAGGGGAGTATAAACCACCTGAAAATCGTCTTTTTTTTGTTCGTATAAATATTCAATTTTCTTCACATACCTGCCTGAATTTTTCAATATTCACACAAGTAATATCACTTTGCATTATAAACTCAAGGAAACAGGATAGTTTATCAAAAACTTTTTTGTCTATAACATGCTCAATTTTACAGGCATTTTCTTCGGCCAGCTCTGAATCCACCTGCAGTACATGCTCAAAAAATTCTTTTATGGTTTCATGCCTTTTGTATACTTCACGGGCATATTTCATCCCTTTATCCGTCAGCGTTACCTCACTGTATTTGTTATAATTTATATATCCCCCTTCGGAAAGCAGCTGCAATGCATTGGTGACAGATGATTTTTTCACACTAAGTTTTTCGGAAATATCTTTAGATCTGGCGGATTTTCCTTCATTTTGTAAAATGAAAATAGTCTCCAGATAATCTTCCATGCTTGTTGAGAGTTTTCTGTTTTGCATAATATCTCCTGAAATATTGTTAGCATACTCTAACTCATTTTAATTTCAAAAACAATGAAATTTCACTTAAAAACCGTAATGCGGGATGTGTGTGAGACAAGTTCAAAGTTCAATGTTCAACATTCAATGTTGAATTCCCTCCCTGCCTCACTATCTCTCTACTTCACTACCTCTCCATGTCACTATCCCCTTATTTCACCAATAAGTTGAGATAGCTCTTTAAAAAAGTGAAGGTGCCAAAACCCCTCTTATAAGTTCACAACTGTAACCGCTGACCCACCTTCTTTAGGGGAGGCTTCCTTATAAGAGTTAATACGAACATCATCTTTCAAATAGTCACGAAGTCCCCTTTTAAGGGCTCCCGAACCCCTGCCATGTATTATAAAAATCTCTGAAATATTCGCCAGAATAGCTTCATCTATGAATTTATCAACCCTGTCCCATGCTTCATCAACCGTTTTTCCCACCACTACTATTTCCCTTTTAACCGCTGTATTTGGCGGAGTACTTACCTTCACCTTTTCTGAACTTTTTACGCTTTCTTTAGCGTTTTTATTTATTTTCCTGCCAATAATGTCATTTTTATTCATTTTCACTTTAATCCCGCCCATATCAACATACACTCTGTCCTTGTCAACATCGAGTATTTCCGCTTCTTTATTATACTTTTCCAAGAAGACAGTATCGCCCTTACTGATATTTTCAACAGGCTTATCGTGTTTTTTTACATTATTTAACTTTTCCTCTGTAGCTTTTATATCTTCATCCAGCTGCTTTTCCGGGTAAACCGGCTTTTTGCTTCTCACTTTTCTTTTTAATTTTTGAAGCAGCGAATAGGATTCTTCGAGAATTTCTGATTCTTTCATTCTAAGTTTTCTGTTTATCTCTTTCTCCCTTCTTTCAACGTCTTCTTTTTGTTCAAGAACATTTTGTTCATGTTGTCTCAGCTCAAAAATCCGGCGCTCAAGTGCAGCTTTTTGTTCATTCAGTTCATCCAGTTTAAATTCAGCCTGACTGGAATTTCTGGCAATAATATTTTCAGCATTTTTTATAACAGTTTCATTAAAACCAAGCTTTCCGGCTATAACAAGAGGATTTGATTTTCCTACCACCCCTGAAAGCAGCCGGTACTTTGGCAGAAAATTTTCATAATCGAAATCCACCGAATAGATAATTGCTTCTTTATGTTTCAATGCATATTTTTTAACTTCTGAAAAATGGGTTGTAACCACAACTTTTGCATCTTTTTCAAGCAGGTATTCTATTATCGATACCGCAAGAGCAGCACCTTCTTTGGGTTCGGTACCTGTACCCAGTTCATCCAAAAGAACCAGGCTGTTTTTATCTGCTTCATCCAGAATATTCTTTATATTCAACATATGAGAAGAAAACGTGCTCAAGTCCAGAATAAGTGACTGTTTGTCACCTATATCTGCAAACACAGAGTAAAAATCGGTCATTTTAAGAGCCTTACCAAACACTGGTAGTCCGCATTTAGCTATAATACAGTTTAAACCGGCTGATTTCAGTGCAGCGGTTTTACCGCCTGTGTTAGGTCCGGTTATAACGGCCAGATCATTATCCCTTCTCAACACAAAGTCTATTGGTACAGACTCAGCTCCTTTTAACAGATAAATAAGGGGGTGATGCACACTATCAAAAATAACATCCTCACCAAATTCAGGGAATGTATACATTTTGTTTTTGTAAAATTTTGCTATTTCAAAATAATATGCAAAATCGGTGTAGGCATTTACAGTCGTCGTGACTTCATATATGTGAGACTTAATGGCATCAAGCAGCATCCTGAGTATTTTATAAACCTCATCACTTTCCCTGCTTTTAAGATTCTCGAAATCGTTATTAAGATCAATAACAGCAGTTGGCTCAACATAAAGGGTTTGACCGGTATTGGAGGATGAATAAACCACCCCGGAAAAATACTGCCTGAAATTTGATTTGACAGGGATAACAAATCTACCTTTTATTTCCTTTATCACTTGTTCCTGTACAAATTTATCGGAATTTCTGCCAAACATTAATTTATTCAGGCTGTCTATCAGACGCTGTCTTGTAGTTTTCAAGGATGACCTTATCTTCTTGAGCTCTGGAGTGGCACTGTCTTTGACCTTGCAGTCATGCGTTACTTTTTTATCGATTGTTTCAATCAGATCGGAGAGAGAAAACATGTTTTTTAAGATATCTCTCAGACTAACAACATTATCACTTTCAATAAGAGTTTTTTTAAGCTCGGAAACGTCCTTATGAAAATCCCGGAATTTTCCTATATCCTCCACCATAAACGATGCATAAGGGTCTTTCAGCCTGTAGTAAAATTCATGATATCCGGAATCATCCGGGAGGGTTATTTTTAAAATCTCACGAATGGTTAATGTTTCTCCAAGCAGTTTTTGCTTTTCTTCGATCTTTCTTAGATTATTTTCAGGATGTAAAGATGAAAGTTTCTCTTTGGCAAATAAAGAGGTGAATTCGCTATCCGCTATCTCTTTAAACTTTTCAAACTCAAGGCTATCGGAATATTTCATAAATCTTTAGCTATTCTCTATTGAAAGGGTTTTCTTTACGGACTTCAGGTAATTTATTAAGCATATCAAAGACATAGGGTGTAATTTTTATAAGTCTTTTTGATATTGCTGAATTTCTGACATTCTTGCTGAATGCCGAATTATCCGGAGTTAATGTCAGTAAAAAAGAAAGAGCGAGTCCCGTAATAACAGCTGATTTAAAAGCCCCAAACGCAAATCCACCGCTTTTGTCAGCCCATCCTAGCTGTATGGCTTTAAAAAATCGTGCAAGCAGTTTACCTGAAAGAAAAATGACAATATAGATTAATAGGAAAGCCGTTACAAAACCCAATCCCATTGATACTTCTTCCGATATCCCCAGATAGATATAAATTTTGGATAACGGGATATAAAACTGGAAAGAGAGTATATAACCGAGAATAAGTCCAAGCAGTCCAAAAACTTCATTAATCAAGCCTTTAAACAATCCTTTCACTGCAAAAAATCCTATGACAATGAGAATTACAATATCAGTTATTGGCATCAAAAGCCTCTTTCACTATTCTGTTAACCACCTTTCCATCCGCCTTGTTTCCTACTTCTGCCATAACCGCTTTCATTACCTGACCGAAATATTTTTTATCCGGGGAGTCAAGCTTTGAAATTTCATTTTTAACAATGCTGCGGATTTCATCTTCTGAAAGCTGCTCCGGCATATATTTTTCAAGTACTTTGATCTCCTCCAGCTCTTTGGAAGCCAAATCTTCCCTGCCCGCCTCTTTGTACTGACTTGCGGAATCCTTTCTTTTCTTAACGGCGGTTGAGACCAATTTAACAATTTCATCATCGTTAAGATCGCCGGATTTCTCTATTTCAGCATTTCTGATTTCTGATCTAAGCATTCTCACAGCCCCGAGAGCAATTTGATTTTTATCCTTCATAAACTGTTTCATATCTTCAAGTATCTGTTCTTTTAAAGCCATAGGTTGTTCCTCCTTCTCTTTTTGCCATCACACGTGCCATCATGAACAGCACATCGGACAATCTATTTATAAAAATTAATATCTCTTTGTCAATCTTTTCATGGGCTGATAGTGATATCACCCTTCTTTCAAATCTCCTGCAGATACTTCTGCAAATATCCGCCTTTGATGATGGAGGTGTTTCCGACGGTATAATAAAACCATCCAATCTGCCGTATTCCTTTTCCAGCTCTGATAGAAAAAAATCAAGTGAATACTGTTTGTCCTCTTCGAAATTATCAACACATTCATTCTTTTTTGTTTCAGCAGAAGAAGCCAAAACTGCATTCAATTTGTATAACTTAATCTGAACCCACTCTATAAAATCAGCAAAATATTTTGCATCATGTTTCAGCCATCCCAAAAATGATATCAACTCATCACCTGTGCCGTATGTTTCAACCTTGAGATCAGCTTTGGAAATTTTTTCCCCAGTGAACAGATTTGTGCTCCCGTAATCACCTTTTCCTGTAGCTATGCTCATTTTCACTCCTTATTTACAACATAATATAATTCAAGTTTCGCACTTAGTTCCGTATAATATTTGCCTGGGGCGAATATATATGCCCTTTGCCCGTCATTGCGAGGAGTGCTAACGACGAAGCAATCTCCTTTACGGCATTTGAGATTACTTCGGGACTCCGTCCCTCGTAATGACGTCGTTTGTCCGTCATTGGGCGAGCAAAGACGTGTAAAAAGTGCAAGTGCGAAACTTGATTCATTTACTTAACACCTCTGCAATTTCCAAAAGTTTTTTATCCATTTTACGTTTGTTGTTAAGAACCTCTCCCAGAAGAACAAGTTCTATTTTTCTCTCCTGCAAAGCGGTCATCACCCCACTTTCGCCCTTAAGCAGCGAATCCACTGCAGAAGCACCCATTCTGGTTGCAAGAATCCTGTCAAAATGTGTGGGGCTGCCACCCCTCTGGATATGACCCAATACGGTAATTCTCGTTTCAAAACCGCCTATCATATCGAATGTTTTTCCGAAATCGCCGGCAGAACCCACTCCTTCTGCCAAAATTATAACACTTCGGGTTTTTCCCTCTTCGTATCTCTCTTTTATTTTCTTGATTATATTTTCAATTTTAAAAGGTACTTCCGGGATAAGAGCTGCTTCCGCACCTCCGCTTATTGCAGACATAAGGGCGAGATAGCCGCAGTTTCGGCCCATAACTTCTATTATAAATGTTCTGTCATGTGAACTTGCCGTATCGTTAATAGTATCTATGCACCACAAAATGGTGTTTAAAGCAGTATCCACTCCGATAGACATATCTGTTCCGTATATGTCGTTATCTATTGAACCGGGAATACCTATCACCGGAAAATGATATTTATCATGTATGACCTTGGCACCAGCCAGAGAACCATCTCCCCCTATAACAATAAGTCCTTCTATACCCTGATTTTTAAGATTCTCCATTGCTTTCAGCTGTCCTTCTTCTTCTTTGAATTCAGGAGCCCGGGCACTTCTCAGAAAAGTCCCCCCTCTCTGTATCATATTGGCTACACTTTTGCTTTCGAGTTTAATAAACTGATTCTCCATCAATCCACTGTAACCCTGCTCTATACCGTATACTTCCATCTCATAGTTCAAAGCAGTTCTTACGACACTTCTAATAGCGGCATTCATTCCCGGGCAATCACCACCGCTTGTCATTACTGCAATTCTTTTCACTTTAATCCTCCACTGAAGAATTAGCTTTATAGTAAGGAATTGGATCTTTTATTCCGGCTTTCTCAAAACCTCTTAGGCGCAAAAGGCAGCTGTCACATACTCCACATGCTTTGATTTCGTTTTTATAACACGACCAGGTAAGGTGAAAAGGGACATTCAGCTCGCTGCCGAATTTAACTATCTCACTTTTAGTCATATCAATTATAGGTGTCTCTATGGAGAGTTCAGTCTCAGGCTTCAACCCCACTTTTAGCACTTCATTAAAAGCATCATAAAACTCTTTCCTGCAGTCCGGATAGCCGCTGCTGTCCTCAGCAACTGCCCCGATAAATATTTTTTGTGCGCCGATAACTTCAGCCCAGCTGACACCAATGGATAATATGTTCCCGTTTCTGAAAGGCACATATGTTCGCGGGATGTCTTTCCTTTCGACATTACCTGCTTCTATATTTTCTTTATCATCCACAAGAGAAGAGCCTCCGATCTTTTTTAAATAACCTATATCCACGGTAAGTTTATCCCTGCCGTTGAAG
Coding sequences within:
- a CDS encoding cytochrome-c peroxidase produces the protein MKKHSIFIMLACVLTASIGFAQSSLMEQAREYFEPVPMGAPELKDNPLTYEKIELGKLLYFDPRLSKSGLISCNTCHNIGLGGDDDQEVSTGHGWQKGPRNAPTVFNSVFNVAQFWDGRAEDLAEQAKGPVQASVEMNNTPERVVKTLKSIPEYVEYFKKAFPEDSDPVTFDNMADAIEAFEATLLTPGSRFDKYLKGQENALNKKEKEGLQAFMNNGCAECHKGVNMGGHDYYPFGVVEMPDEEIIQNDVGRFAVTDTSEDKYVFKSPSLRNIAITEPYFHSGKVWSLKEAVKIMGSAQLGIELSENDVEAILAFLKTTTGVQPKIEYPIMPPSTEDTPKPALD
- a CDS encoding YqaA family protein, translating into MRKPVLKPFSKVFLALIISFMLLLTVLVFLNYYKIEHELLDFVKDYGLFAIFLISFFTDVLFQPIGPDVAVIGGVLIYKEFLYSVFFASLGSVLASFLSYFFGRMFRSYGMHKLNSSAKYHKWRRIYARYGLISLSIGALTPVPYVPMCWIAGLFNVKIYKFILFGLVPRVIRFTTLGMIAHYVNMSIS
- a CDS encoding aspartate:alanine exchanger family transporter, giving the protein MHLEIIFQLFLIITLGYIVGSIKIKGFSLDISAILIVALVAGHFGVRLPEEFKYFGLAIFIYSIGLQSGPGFFETIRNKGLKLNIIAACLVGTIFLEIMIVSKMLGFTKDVQAGLFTGVMTNAPALAASLEASSSPSISVVFGLVYPFCIVLTILYPKIIPGLLKVDMSEERRRYEESVRQRYPSIATKNFRITNENFKNQHITKSEVQEMTNTIIERIESEYPIEDTEMDHTMHFGDIVRVTGTKDQMDKVKVILGEEVSDSVTFHDNLKVLRLLVTTKKVVGKKISELKELTAVGASISKVRRAGIDINPTPNLTLMLGDKLYITVPEKFEKRVTNFIGNNLLNFPAGDFLPISMGILIGMSIGFIPLNIPGFGYFKLSFVGGILLTALVLGRIGRTGKLVWQLSPHSTSLMKTLGQLIFMATIGTNAGAYLLQSINTLGFTSIYIALGILLITYSAFTFVMFKMLKYNVLDILGVFSGSMTSTPALSMATEVCDSGRPSVAYAAVYPFALIITIFLAQAIL
- a CDS encoding TetR/AcrR family transcriptional regulator; the protein is MEDKTPKFDVILKAAVKVIGQKGYHNAKIKDISNEADVADGTIYNYFSNKEDILVTIFRIKLEDYVNKAQQEIEGIDDTVEKLRILIRYHLKVMSENPDLANVLQIELRQPSKDMRMKVRKHLKNYFNVIENVINDGIEKGVFKKDLHIYLAREMYFGTLDEVVSTWVFSGQHWELMGHVDELTGMFFKAFN
- the proC gene encoding pyrroline-5-carboxylate reductase; translation: MFSGKKIGFIGSGNMASVLIKGILKAGLVEEKSVFASDIDPEKLESLKSEYGINTVFKDNKKVVEDSDIIVLAVKPQIMSRILSEIDEKLDSSKLVISIAAGISTEYIDSLTSNDLKIIRAMPNTPALIMEGATAICPGENVSEDDLKLAREIFSAVGVVVVVDETQMDAVTGLSGSGPAYIFMMIEALSDAGVKMGLSRNVSMKLAAQTVMGAAKLQIETGMHPGRLKDMVTSPGGTAIAGIHTLEQGALRTTLINAVENATLRSKELGKKNGR
- a CDS encoding alpha/beta hydrolase, coding for MNIYTNKKKTIFRWFILPWIIGLLLIFLAVGLVTDMDKKLKPFVALDNVSSEELYQLDLKRSYAEGVRLDENLPLYTEGTDNSVGILLIHGFTGSPYEMHELSAYLNSLGYTTYSVRLPGSGTTPENLNEFSYADWYESLKFGYFALKNSCNQVYVAGQSLGGLLASAVGYYNEVSGIIMLNPAFKIKDWRFQFIPLMQLFNSISKKSDFDANYAGYFYDVWPLKGMYQLYLTQKYVKKKLHDYDSPVLLVQAIEDEVVDYKGVLRYFEKIKAKDKKKILVEGKEDMHVLTLNKNSKQQFVFEAISNWIKEKSNVQR
- a CDS encoding metal-dependent transcriptional regulator, giving the protein MQNRKLSTSMEDYLETIFILQNEGKSARSKDISEKLSVKKSSVTNALQLLSEGGYINYNKYSEVTLTDKGMKYAREVYKRHETIKEFFEHVLQVDSELAEENACKIEHVIDKKVFDKLSCFLEFIMQSDITCVNIEKFRQVCEEN
- a CDS encoding endonuclease MutS2, with the protein product MKYSDSLEFEKFKEIADSEFTSLFAKEKLSSLHPENNLRKIEEKQKLLGETLTIREILKITLPDDSGYHEFYYRLKDPYASFMVEDIGKFRDFHKDVSELKKTLIESDNVVSLRDILKNMFSLSDLIETIDKKVTHDCKVKDSATPELKKIRSSLKTTRQRLIDSLNKLMFGRNSDKFVQEQVIKEIKGRFVIPVKSNFRQYFSGVVYSSSNTGQTLYVEPTAVIDLNNDFENLKSRESDEVYKILRMLLDAIKSHIYEVTTTVNAYTDFAYYFEIAKFYKNKMYTFPEFGEDVIFDSVHHPLIYLLKGAESVPIDFVLRRDNDLAVITGPNTGGKTAALKSAGLNCIIAKCGLPVFGKALKMTDFYSVFADIGDKQSLILDLSTFSSHMLNIKNILDEADKNSLVLLDELGTGTEPKEGAALAVSIIEYLLEKDAKVVVTTHFSEVKKYALKHKEAIIYSVDFDYENFLPKYRLLSGVVGKSNPLVIAGKLGFNETVIKNAENIIARNSSQAEFKLDELNEQKAALERRIFELRQHEQNVLEQKEDVERREKEINRKLRMKESEILEESYSLLQKLKRKVRSKKPVYPEKQLDEDIKATEEKLNNVKKHDKPVENISKGDTVFLEKYNKEAEILDVDKDRVYVDMGGIKVKMNKNDIIGRKINKNAKESVKSSEKVKVSTPPNTAVKREIVVVGKTVDEAWDRVDKFIDEAILANISEIFIIHGRGSGALKRGLRDYLKDDVRINSYKEASPKEGGSAVTVVNL